One part of the Nostoc sp. PCC 7120 = FACHB-418 genome encodes these proteins:
- a CDS encoding GDYXXLXY domain-containing protein, whose product MASESSESGKSKTLSPEAEFSKKLTFRDYLAATEQKNNQPLPFWRLLLPLILQTGLILSVPTQAMYTNLTGREVILQTLPADPDNVLRGYTLNLDYNISRISSLRRLPGWEELLRRNRGRSRQLVEGTNLYVILQEQQSFGRGTPRAWRPVRVSSNLPMSLRDNQVALRGVYQNGFINYGVESYNVPDEQRQQLNNDIFRAARQTRNGQLRPLAVKVKVDPQGNAVPMSLWVRDRNYRF is encoded by the coding sequence ATGGCAAGTGAATCCTCCGAATCTGGCAAAAGTAAAACTTTGTCTCCCGAAGCAGAATTTTCTAAAAAACTGACTTTTAGGGATTATTTGGCTGCTACTGAACAAAAAAACAACCAGCCTTTACCTTTTTGGCGGTTATTGTTGCCCTTAATTTTGCAAACAGGGCTAATTTTGTCAGTACCGACTCAAGCAATGTACACCAACCTCACGGGTAGAGAGGTAATATTACAAACTTTACCTGCTGACCCTGATAATGTGTTGCGAGGCTACACACTGAATTTAGATTACAACATATCTCGGATTTCCAGCTTACGCCGGCTTCCTGGTTGGGAGGAGTTATTGAGAAGAAATCGTGGGAGGAGTAGACAACTAGTTGAGGGAACTAATTTATATGTGATTTTGCAGGAGCAACAATCTTTTGGTCGAGGTACTCCTAGAGCTTGGCGACCTGTGCGCGTGAGCAGCAATTTACCTATGTCCCTCCGAGATAATCAAGTAGCGTTGAGAGGGGTTTACCAGAATGGCTTTATTAACTATGGTGTGGAATCATACAATGTGCCAGACGAACAGCGCCAGCAGTTAAATAACGACATTTTCCGTGCTGCTCGTCAAACTAGAAACGGACAGTTGCGACCACTAGCTGTAAAAGTCAAGGTAGACCCCCAGGGTAATGCTGTACCTATGAGTCTATGGGTGCGCGATCGCAATTATCGTTTTTAG
- a CDS encoding DUF2157 domain-containing protein — protein sequence MIFDNFQRKLRRDAESWRDEGIISASQYQQIADRYKFKNLEIAARDRFMMIAIAIGGVLLVVGVFTFAAANWFSWSREVKFILMMSLFFFVSITGFYTWREPTLKNKEGKKPQQSKRFLGEALLIFAAFILGANLILMAQIFNITGSTPELFIAWGFGVSFMAYSLSLNSLGIMAIVLVQIGYWAGLGDLWYSSGEWGWARLAVRHMPLISWLLFVPLAYFCRSRWIFFLAAVFFASSLQFNLNPLPLLNFSDVAPWVASFALALPPAIFWSYDDLLFPTINYRLFQPLARNLALIAFGLVFYALSFRWQWQGLSYNSFGSTSNSNFSSVSVIDLGILSGLAVLQWLFLLRQRSNPPRREVVFNTTWIATFLGFIVVVPFWHQAINRIGDLGSFIFNVLLAVLSWGFIQEGLKLSDRRSFWGGMLLLTLLVISRMLEYDTDLLFRSMVFLMCGSILISTGMWFENRLTGSSNKKSN from the coding sequence ATGATTTTTGACAATTTTCAGCGAAAATTGCGACGAGATGCGGAATCGTGGCGTGATGAAGGAATAATTAGTGCTTCGCAATATCAACAAATTGCCGATCGCTATAAATTTAAGAATCTAGAGATTGCTGCACGCGATCGCTTTATGATGATAGCGATCGCTATTGGCGGTGTCTTGTTGGTTGTGGGTGTCTTTACCTTCGCGGCCGCTAACTGGTTTTCTTGGTCACGAGAAGTCAAATTCATCTTGATGATGAGTTTATTTTTCTTTGTGAGTATCACGGGTTTTTATACCTGGAGAGAGCCGACACTGAAGAACAAAGAAGGAAAAAAGCCCCAGCAGAGTAAGCGCTTCTTAGGCGAAGCGTTATTAATTTTTGCGGCTTTTATCCTGGGTGCAAACCTCATCCTCATGGCGCAGATTTTTAATATCACTGGTTCTACTCCGGAACTATTTATCGCCTGGGGATTTGGTGTTTCCTTCATGGCTTACAGCCTCTCCCTTAATTCCTTGGGAATTATGGCCATCGTCCTAGTACAGATTGGCTACTGGGCTGGACTAGGAGATTTATGGTACTCTTCAGGGGAATGGGGTTGGGCGCGGCTAGCAGTCCGCCATATGCCACTGATATCATGGCTATTGTTTGTCCCCCTCGCTTACTTTTGCCGTTCGCGGTGGATTTTCTTCTTAGCAGCCGTCTTCTTTGCTAGTTCCCTGCAATTCAACCTCAACCCTCTACCATTACTGAACTTTTCTGATGTAGCTCCTTGGGTGGCATCTTTCGCATTAGCACTGCCTCCTGCCATATTCTGGAGTTATGATGATCTGCTATTTCCCACCATCAATTATCGACTATTTCAGCCCCTAGCGCGTAACTTAGCCTTAATCGCTTTTGGCTTAGTCTTTTATGCCCTTTCCTTTCGTTGGCAATGGCAAGGATTGTCTTACAATTCCTTTGGGTCAACGAGTAACAGCAACTTCTCTTCTGTCTCTGTCATTGATTTGGGGATTCTCAGTGGTCTTGCAGTATTGCAATGGTTATTCTTATTACGTCAAAGAAGTAACCCTCCCCGCCGGGAAGTTGTTTTTAATACTACTTGGATTGCCACTTTCTTGGGCTTTATCGTCGTAGTACCATTCTGGCATCAAGCCATTAATCGCATTGGCGACCTCGGTAGTTTTATTTTCAACGTGCTTTTAGCCGTGCTGTCCTGGGGATTCATTCAGGAGGGGCTGAAGTTAAGTGATCGGCGCTCCTTTTGGGGCGGTATGCTATTGTTAACTTTACTAGTAATTAGTCGGATGTTAGAGTACGACACCGATTTACTGTTTAGGTCAATGGTTTTCTTGATGTGCGGTTCCATCTTAATCAGTACCGGAATGTGGTTTGAAAATCGCCTCACCGGTTCTTCTAACAAGAAGTCAAATTGA
- a CDS encoding RsmB/NOP family class I SAM-dependent RNA methyltransferase codes for MEKPSNLLLKLARRLFENPDKQEKFIDALVAPQPFNPCILWCQNQPDNSPFSVESPLSWQPKFVDRLHLGEKPGQHTLHHQGYFYCLDFSSVFAASILLTIPQSVSLVFDMCAAPGGKSVFAWQALHPELIICNEVIGKRLGMLISNLKRCQISPSIIFNRDSSIFAENIPLSSNLVIVDAPCTGQSLLAKGEKAPGCFHPTAINKSANRQKRIIANSAQIVAPQGYLAYMTCTYSPEENEQVCEWFLSRFPHFQAVEINHLQEYQSHLTNIPCYRLFPQDRLGAGAFTALFKNTEVGEVKELAPQILDDLGIIQKF; via the coding sequence ATGGAAAAACCATCGAACTTACTGCTTAAACTCGCAAGACGTTTGTTTGAAAATCCTGATAAACAAGAAAAATTTATCGATGCGTTAGTTGCTCCTCAGCCTTTTAATCCCTGTATTCTGTGGTGTCAAAATCAGCCTGATAATTCACCTTTTTCCGTAGAATCTCCATTAAGTTGGCAACCAAAATTTGTTGACCGTCTGCACCTGGGAGAAAAACCCGGACAGCATACCTTACATCATCAAGGATATTTCTATTGTTTAGATTTTTCATCTGTATTTGCTGCGTCTATTTTATTAACAATCCCTCAATCAGTAAGCTTAGTTTTTGATATGTGCGCTGCTCCTGGTGGTAAAAGCGTTTTTGCTTGGCAAGCTTTACACCCAGAATTAATCATTTGTAATGAGGTTATTGGTAAACGTTTAGGAATGTTAATTTCTAATTTAAAGCGTTGTCAGATTAGCCCTTCTATTATATTTAATAGAGATTCTAGTATTTTTGCAGAAAATATTCCTTTATCTAGTAATTTAGTCATAGTTGATGCCCCCTGTACTGGACAATCTCTCTTAGCAAAAGGAGAGAAAGCCCCAGGATGTTTTCATCCTACTGCTATTAACAAGAGTGCAAATCGCCAAAAGAGAATCATCGCTAATTCTGCACAAATTGTTGCCCCACAAGGTTATCTGGCTTATATGACTTGTACTTATTCCCCTGAAGAGAATGAGCAGGTGTGTGAATGGTTTTTGTCACGATTTCCCCACTTTCAAGCAGTGGAGATTAACCATTTACAAGAGTATCAGTCTCACTTAACAAATATTCCTTGTTATCGGTTGTTCCCACAAGATAGATTAGGTGCTGGTGCGTTCACAGCACTTTTTAAAAATACTGAAGTAGGAGAAGTTAAAGAATTAGCTCCACAGATTTTAGATGATTTAGGTATTATTCAGAAATTCTAA
- a CDS encoding calcium-binding protein, protein MASVERDETREHRIETEIIVDAEDKEERAMGWYYYLDDTLEFPFMGKWKKKSRKTSTIEEKTVEVLGMAPDDECLKDMYVEVADIGGKDDDVYTAKLSDIEAIDVDDDTQEAIADWLYWLARGYKF, encoded by the coding sequence ATGGCCAGTGTAGAACGCGACGAAACCAGAGAGCATCGCATCGAAACAGAGATTATTGTTGATGCTGAAGATAAAGAAGAAAGAGCAATGGGTTGGTACTACTACCTGGACGATACTTTGGAGTTTCCCTTTATGGGTAAGTGGAAGAAGAAGTCTCGCAAAACCTCGACCATTGAAGAGAAAACCGTTGAGGTATTGGGTATGGCTCCAGATGATGAGTGTTTGAAGGATATGTATGTAGAAGTTGCTGATATCGGCGGTAAGGATGATGATGTATATACTGCCAAGCTTTCGGATATAGAGGCTATTGATGTGGATGACGACACTCAAGAAGCGATCGCTGATTGGTTATATTGGTTAGCTAGGGGATACAAATTTTAG
- a CDS encoding sugar O-acetyltransferase — translation MEKTEKQKMLAGELYLADDPELAAESKRASRLLRMYNATTEEQPEQRRQILQELFAQVGEKITIVPPLHCDYGSNIYAGNGVYMNYGCVILDCNKVEIGENVLLAPHVQIYTAYHPTEPEIRLSGRELAAPIKIGNNVWIGGGAIICPGVTIGDNTTIGAGSVVVKDIPTNVVAVGNPCRIIRNLA, via the coding sequence ATGGAAAAAACTGAAAAACAAAAAATGTTGGCAGGTGAATTATACCTAGCAGATGATCCAGAATTAGCAGCCGAGAGTAAACGAGCCAGTCGGTTGTTGCGAATGTATAACGCCACAACCGAAGAACAACCAGAACAACGCAGGCAAATTTTACAAGAATTATTTGCCCAGGTAGGTGAAAAAATCACTATCGTACCACCGCTTCATTGTGACTACGGTAGCAACATCTATGCAGGCAACGGAGTATATATGAACTACGGTTGCGTAATTTTAGACTGCAACAAAGTAGAAATCGGCGAAAATGTTTTGTTAGCTCCCCACGTACAGATTTATACTGCTTACCATCCCACCGAACCGGAAATTCGTCTATCTGGAAGAGAATTGGCTGCCCCAATTAAAATTGGTAATAACGTCTGGATTGGTGGTGGTGCAATTATTTGTCCAGGGGTAACAATTGGGGACAATACCACGATTGGTGCTGGGAGCGTAGTTGTCAAAGACATCCCTACTAACGTTGTAGCCGTTGGGAATCCTTGCCGAATAATTCGCAATTTAGCCTAA